The following are encoded in a window of Limibacter armeniacum genomic DNA:
- a CDS encoding glycoside hydrolase family 10 protein, translating into MQKCFFWLALVSIFFINHTSSAQKSRKRELRATWIASVVNIDWPSRSGLSSYQQKQEFVRILDEHKENGMNAVIVQVRPVADAFYPSEAEPWSEYLTGEQGAIPTPYYNPLAFMIEEAHKRNLEFHAWFNPYRASMKDSLDHISPEHPIKQHPEWFVKYGPKWYYNPGEPEAREFVLDEIMRVVKHYDLDAVHFDDYFYPYKIAGEDFPDEDAYQAYCGTFTNKEDWRRYNVDYFVQQLSFRIKKEKPFVKFGISPFGVWRNQDKDPDGSATRAGQTNYDDLYADVLKWMREGWIDYVAPQLYWHIGHPAADYATLVDWWNKHSYGKHVYIGQGAYRVGKKNWEDPNQLIDQLMLNETYSNVHGSMFFSSKSLTANPLGVRDSLRNYYQDEALVPMMKWIDNKPPQSPRITAVEGSKKDGVIVKWEDSETNDSNYYVVYRFEGDKGGNTENAGEMVAKIRRSPYPQQQFTDKEAEVGKKYSYAITAVDRLHCESKSSNQIAVKHRRWFGIKVL; encoded by the coding sequence ATGCAAAAATGTTTTTTTTGGCTGGCACTAGTCAGCATCTTTTTTATCAATCATACTTCCTCTGCGCAGAAAAGCCGCAAGAGAGAGCTACGTGCAACATGGATTGCATCGGTCGTAAATATTGATTGGCCATCAAGAAGTGGTCTCTCCAGTTACCAACAGAAACAGGAGTTTGTCCGCATTCTGGATGAGCATAAGGAAAATGGAATGAACGCCGTGATTGTTCAGGTGCGTCCTGTGGCAGATGCATTTTATCCATCTGAAGCAGAGCCTTGGTCAGAATACCTGACAGGGGAACAAGGAGCGATACCAACTCCTTATTACAACCCACTGGCATTTATGATTGAGGAAGCGCATAAACGCAATCTGGAGTTTCACGCTTGGTTCAATCCTTATCGGGCAAGTATGAAGGATAGCCTTGATCATATTTCACCTGAGCATCCAATCAAGCAACACCCTGAGTGGTTTGTGAAGTACGGACCGAAATGGTATTACAATCCAGGAGAGCCTGAGGCTAGAGAGTTTGTGTTGGATGAGATTATGAGAGTGGTAAAGCACTATGATTTGGATGCTGTACACTTTGATGATTATTTCTATCCATACAAAATAGCTGGAGAAGACTTTCCGGATGAAGATGCGTATCAGGCATATTGTGGAACCTTTACCAATAAGGAAGACTGGAGAAGGTACAATGTAGACTACTTTGTACAACAGCTTTCATTCAGAATCAAAAAGGAAAAACCGTTTGTCAAGTTTGGTATCAGTCCGTTTGGAGTATGGAGAAATCAGGATAAGGACCCTGATGGTTCTGCTACTAGAGCGGGACAGACTAACTATGATGACCTCTATGCAGATGTTTTGAAATGGATGAGAGAAGGGTGGATAGATTATGTAGCGCCACAGTTATATTGGCATATAGGGCATCCTGCAGCTGACTATGCGACCTTGGTAGATTGGTGGAACAAGCATTCATATGGAAAGCACGTCTATATCGGTCAGGGGGCTTATAGGGTTGGTAAAAAAAATTGGGAAGACCCAAATCAGCTGATAGACCAATTGATGCTGAACGAAACCTATTCTAATGTACATGGTAGCATGTTTTTCAGTTCAAAATCACTGACCGCTAATCCACTTGGTGTTCGAGACTCACTTAGAAACTACTATCAGGATGAAGCATTGGTGCCTATGATGAAGTGGATTGATAACAAGCCTCCTCAATCTCCAAGAATAACAGCAGTGGAAGGCAGTAAAAAAGATGGCGTGATTGTAAAGTGGGAAGACAGCGAGACTAATGATTCGAACTATTATGTAGTGTACAGGTTTGAGGGAGATAAAGGTGGTAACACTGAGAATGCGGGTGAAATGGTCGCTAAAATAAGACGCTCTCCGTACCCACAACAACAATTTACAGATAAGGAAGCAGAGGTTGGCAAAAAGTATTCTTATGCTATTACAGCGGTTGATAGGTTACATTGTGAAAGCAAATCAAGCAATCAAATTGCGGTAAAGCACAGAAGATGGTTTGGGATAAAAGTGTTGTAA
- a CDS encoding DUF4286 family protein, with amino-acid sequence MIIYNVTINVEKDVMDSWKKWMTDVHIPEVMATGYFQEHKFLRLLDEVPGNTGETFAVQYIAESMDKLNTYIAEHAVEMRNKHEEAYKGKFVAFRTTLEVIG; translated from the coding sequence ATGATCATATATAATGTAACTATTAACGTTGAGAAAGATGTAATGGATAGCTGGAAGAAATGGATGACAGATGTTCATATTCCAGAAGTAATGGCAACAGGGTATTTTCAAGAACATAAATTCTTGAGATTGCTGGATGAAGTACCAGGTAATACTGGCGAAACTTTTGCCGTTCAGTACATTGCAGAAAGCATGGATAAGCTAAACACTTACATTGCAGAACATGCTGTGGAAATGAGAAATAAACACGAAGAAGCTTATAAAGGAAAGTTTGTTGCATTCAGGACTACCCTTGAAGTGATTGGTTAA
- a CDS encoding cytochrome c biogenesis protein CcdA codes for MKKHFFLTLLACVTFLTSGVAQLINPVTWTSHMSAQEAKVGDVVELIFEAKIEKGWYLYSSDFDPDLGPIVTSVSFDKNATYELVGGLTPIHPKKKYDDLWEGEISYFKGTGQFQQKVKVLKSDFHVEATLKGQTCSDETGQCIPLEESFAFKDLKVTVAEAAKAKETNKKADEVKAEEVAEQTETTENTAVAAQTEVKEKATVAEPAEEKAEKLSPASKNEVTPVSAEEEDTIWGFMISAFLFGLAAIFTPCVFPMIPLTVSFFTKQEGGKAKALLYGFSIIFIYGLVGAVLAPLTGDPSVANLISTHWLPNIVFFVIFIVFAASFFGAFEITLPSSLVNKMDAQSDRGGLLAVFFMAFTLVLVSFSCTGPIVGTILIQSVGGHVLRPMLGMMSFALAFALPFTLFALFPGLMKSMPKSGGWLNSVKVVLGFIELAFAFKFLSTIDLVYNLQILDKDVMVAIWVVVFSMLGFYLLGKIRLPHDMPVERISVTRLLLSVVVFSFVVYLIPGLFGAPLNLLSGILPPQTHHSFDVNSIIRKEVSFVGVSGNHQGANEEIKWADRFHLPHGLHGYFDYEQALAASKRENKPIFVDFTGHGCANCRKMEDNVWAQPEVLKRLREDYIILALYVDDPTELPEEDWVTSTFDGKVKKTIGAVNFDFQISKFNSNAQPYYCLLDNEGELLIKPKAYDLNVENFVNFLDNGKEVYGAQQSTVASH; via the coding sequence ATGAAGAAGCACTTTTTTTTAACTCTATTGGCTTGTGTAACATTCCTTACTTCAGGGGTGGCACAGCTGATAAACCCCGTAACTTGGACATCACACATGTCTGCTCAGGAAGCAAAGGTGGGGGATGTTGTCGAATTAATCTTTGAAGCAAAAATTGAAAAAGGCTGGTACCTCTATTCTTCGGATTTTGATCCTGATTTGGGACCAATCGTTACTTCAGTGAGCTTCGATAAAAATGCTACTTACGAATTGGTGGGAGGACTTACACCTATTCACCCTAAAAAGAAATATGATGACCTTTGGGAAGGAGAGATTTCTTACTTCAAAGGTACTGGTCAGTTCCAGCAAAAGGTGAAAGTGCTTAAAAGCGATTTTCACGTAGAGGCTACTTTGAAAGGACAAACTTGCTCTGACGAAACAGGACAGTGTATTCCATTGGAAGAGTCATTTGCATTTAAAGACTTGAAAGTGACAGTTGCTGAAGCAGCAAAAGCTAAAGAGACAAACAAAAAAGCAGATGAGGTAAAAGCTGAAGAAGTAGCTGAACAAACAGAGACAACAGAAAATACTGCTGTCGCAGCACAGACAGAAGTAAAGGAGAAAGCAACTGTAGCAGAACCTGCAGAGGAAAAAGCTGAAAAACTGTCGCCTGCATCCAAGAATGAAGTGACGCCGGTTTCAGCAGAAGAGGAAGATACTATTTGGGGCTTTATGATTTCAGCATTCCTGTTTGGTTTGGCAGCGATCTTTACACCTTGTGTATTCCCAATGATTCCATTGACTGTGTCATTCTTTACAAAGCAGGAAGGTGGTAAGGCGAAAGCATTGCTATATGGTTTTTCTATCATCTTTATTTATGGCTTGGTAGGTGCTGTATTGGCTCCACTTACAGGTGACCCAAGTGTGGCTAACCTGATCAGTACACACTGGTTACCGAATATCGTCTTCTTCGTAATCTTTATCGTTTTTGCAGCATCGTTCTTTGGTGCATTTGAGATTACGTTGCCAAGTAGCTTGGTAAACAAGATGGATGCGCAGTCTGACCGTGGTGGTCTGTTGGCTGTATTCTTTATGGCATTTACGCTTGTACTGGTATCATTCTCATGTACAGGTCCTATTGTAGGTACTATCTTGATCCAGTCAGTAGGAGGACACGTATTGAGACCGATGTTGGGAATGATGTCTTTCGCGTTGGCATTCGCATTGCCATTTACACTGTTTGCCTTGTTCCCTGGACTTATGAAATCAATGCCTAAGTCAGGTGGCTGGTTGAACTCTGTAAAGGTGGTATTGGGCTTTATCGAATTGGCATTTGCCTTTAAGTTCCTTTCAACAATCGATTTGGTTTACAACCTTCAGATTTTGGACAAGGATGTGATGGTTGCGATTTGGGTAGTGGTTTTCTCAATGTTGGGTTTCTACCTGTTGGGTAAAATCAGATTGCCACACGATATGCCTGTTGAAAGAATTTCAGTAACGAGACTGTTGCTGTCTGTCGTTGTATTCTCATTTGTGGTTTACCTGATTCCGGGTCTTTTCGGAGCGCCTCTGAACTTGCTTTCTGGAATCTTGCCTCCACAAACACACCATAGCTTTGATGTTAACTCAATCATCAGAAAAGAAGTGAGTTTTGTAGGTGTAAGCGGTAACCATCAAGGTGCAAATGAGGAAATCAAATGGGCTGACAGGTTCCATTTACCTCATGGTTTGCATGGCTATTTTGACTATGAGCAAGCATTGGCAGCATCTAAGCGTGAGAACAAGCCAATCTTTGTAGACTTTACAGGACACGGTTGTGCTAACTGTCGTAAGATGGAAGACAATGTATGGGCGCAACCTGAGGTACTGAAAAGACTGAGAGAAGACTATATTATTTTGGCATTGTACGTGGATGACCCAACAGAACTTCCTGAAGAAGATTGGGTAACGTCAACATTTGATGGCAAGGTGAAAAAGACTATTGGTGCTGTAAACTTTGATTTCCAAATCTCTAAATTCAACAGCAACGCACAGCCTTACTACTGTCTGCTAGACAATGAAGGTGAGTTGTTGATTAAGCCAAAAGCTTATGACCTGAATGTAGAGAACTTCGTAAACTTTCTTGACAATGGAAAAGAGGTTTATGGGGCACAACAATCAACAGTAGCAAGTCACTAA
- a CDS encoding DNA/RNA non-specific endonuclease produces the protein MKKLFFYAFILLTIVGCGPKKKDGKPILSDKDIKALKELADDVQKSVASNKTSSKPSNKANSSTENYNYTIPADLDFTPSSTTKEVIRHSSFTLSYSEAYEQAEWVAYEVTRAKMQERSQNKIKRTDNFREDPAVSTGSAQLDDYYNSGYDRGHLAPAASVGYSTQTMSESFFLSNMSPQDPDFNRGIWRKLEEQEREWAFRERAIYVITGPILEPGLKVIGKRSRSDKNNKKVAVPKQYYKIIVDRTDTPKAIAFLMPNEGSKKPFTSFVVSIDSIEKMTGIDFFPALEDSLEDKLEASTSTSGWQFSTRIK, from the coding sequence ATGAAAAAACTATTTTTTTACGCTTTTATATTACTAACCATAGTCGGATGTGGCCCTAAAAAAAAGGATGGTAAACCAATCCTTTCCGATAAAGACATCAAAGCATTAAAAGAGCTAGCTGATGATGTTCAGAAGAGTGTTGCCTCCAACAAAACGAGCAGCAAACCTTCCAACAAGGCTAACTCATCTACTGAGAATTACAATTACACTATTCCTGCTGACCTTGACTTTACCCCTTCTTCTACCACAAAAGAAGTTATCAGACATTCCAGCTTTACACTCTCTTACTCAGAAGCGTATGAACAAGCTGAATGGGTTGCTTATGAAGTAACTAGAGCCAAAATGCAGGAAAGAAGTCAGAATAAAATTAAACGTACTGACAACTTTAGGGAAGACCCTGCTGTAAGTACAGGTTCTGCTCAATTAGATGATTACTACAACAGCGGCTATGACAGAGGACACCTTGCTCCTGCTGCTTCTGTTGGCTACTCAACTCAGACGATGTCTGAAAGCTTTTTCCTTTCTAATATGAGCCCTCAGGACCCTGACTTCAACCGTGGAATCTGGAGAAAACTGGAAGAACAAGAAAGAGAGTGGGCATTCCGAGAAAGAGCTATTTATGTAATTACTGGACCTATACTGGAACCAGGGCTAAAAGTCATTGGAAAAAGAAGCAGAAGTGACAAAAACAACAAGAAAGTGGCTGTCCCAAAACAGTACTACAAGATTATAGTAGACCGTACTGACACACCGAAAGCCATCGCTTTCCTTATGCCAAATGAGGGTAGCAAAAAGCCTTTCACTTCATTTGTTGTCTCTATAGATTCCATTGAGAAAATGACAGGAATAGATTTCTTCCCTGCTTTGGAAGACTCCTTGGAAGACAAGCTAGAAGCTTCGACAAGTACAAGTGGCTGGCAATTCAGCACCAGAATCAAATAA
- a CDS encoding ABC transporter ATP-binding protein, whose amino-acid sequence MKELRHLNKYLYKYKGHLFMGTLFVILSNIFAIVPAQMVRHALNLVLDALNVYPLFDGGQLQDSFRSDFYMTILFYGLLIVAMAFLRGVFLFFMRQTIIVMSRLIEYDLKNDVFKHYQSLPLSFYRRNNTGDLMARISEDVSKVRMYLGPAIMYGINLTVSCILIIGYMLTVNVKLTLWALAPLPLLSVSIYYVNNLINKRSEAIQKSLSGMSTFVQEAFSGIRVIKAFVREKDSAGLFDDAANDYTDKQLSLAKVNALFYPLMLVLIGLSTILTVYVGGIEVIRGSITPGNIAEFIMYVNMLTWPVTSLGWVTSIVQRAAASQKRINEFLHTENEIVSISNLEEPIKGKVAFEDVTLVYPDSGIEAVKKVSFEINEGETLAILGTTGSGKSTIANLLCRMYDPTDGRVLIDGRDIKLFDINHIRNKMGYVPQDVFLFSDSIRNNIAFGKDDATEEEIIQAAKDADLWNNISMFDKGLETVLGERGITLSGGQKQRTSIARALIRKPTVLILDDCLSAVDTKTENAILNNLQGIMENRTSVIISHRVSSAKLADRILVLDQGEVVETGTHAELMEKQGAYKELYEKQVSTGTEAE is encoded by the coding sequence ATGAAAGAGCTTAGACATCTCAATAAATATCTTTACAAATACAAAGGACACCTTTTTATGGGGACGTTGTTCGTCATCCTGTCCAATATATTTGCCATTGTACCAGCCCAAATGGTAAGGCATGCACTTAACCTTGTACTCGATGCGCTGAATGTGTATCCGCTGTTTGATGGGGGACAGTTGCAAGATTCATTCCGTTCAGACTTCTACATGACCATTCTGTTCTACGGTTTGCTGATTGTAGCCATGGCATTTCTTCGAGGGGTATTCCTATTCTTTATGCGTCAGACCATTATCGTGATGTCTCGTCTGATTGAGTACGATTTGAAAAATGATGTATTCAAGCATTATCAGTCATTACCGCTGAGTTTCTATAGAAGAAACAATACAGGGGACTTGATGGCTCGTATTTCCGAAGATGTTAGTAAGGTCCGGATGTACCTTGGCCCTGCGATTATGTATGGCATTAACCTGACAGTATCTTGTATCTTGATTATAGGCTACATGCTGACGGTAAACGTAAAGCTTACCTTGTGGGCTTTGGCGCCACTTCCTTTACTTTCAGTGAGTATCTATTATGTAAATAACCTGATTAATAAAAGGTCTGAAGCTATTCAGAAAAGCCTTTCAGGAATGTCAACTTTTGTACAGGAAGCATTCTCAGGCATTCGTGTGATCAAGGCATTTGTCAGGGAGAAAGATTCAGCAGGCTTGTTTGATGATGCAGCCAATGACTATACAGACAAGCAGTTGTCTTTGGCTAAAGTAAATGCCCTTTTTTATCCTTTGATGTTGGTGCTAATTGGCTTGAGTACTATTCTTACGGTGTATGTTGGAGGTATTGAAGTGATTAGAGGCTCTATCACACCTGGTAATATTGCAGAGTTTATCATGTATGTCAATATGCTTACATGGCCTGTAACATCATTGGGTTGGGTAACAAGTATTGTACAGCGAGCAGCAGCATCTCAGAAGCGAATCAATGAGTTCTTGCATACTGAAAATGAGATTGTCTCAATCAGTAATTTGGAAGAGCCGATCAAAGGTAAAGTAGCTTTTGAAGATGTGACATTGGTATACCCTGATTCAGGTATTGAGGCGGTAAAGAAGGTATCTTTTGAGATAAACGAAGGAGAGACACTGGCAATTTTGGGGACAACAGGCTCAGGAAAGAGTACGATTGCCAACCTGCTTTGCCGTATGTATGATCCAACAGATGGACGAGTATTGATCGATGGGAGAGATATCAAGCTCTTTGATATCAATCACATTCGAAATAAAATGGGGTATGTACCTCAGGATGTATTCCTATTCTCAGACTCAATCCGTAACAATATAGCCTTTGGTAAGGATGATGCGACAGAGGAGGAAATCATTCAGGCAGCCAAGGATGCAGACCTTTGGAACAATATATCCATGTTTGACAAGGGCTTGGAAACAGTCTTGGGAGAAAGAGGGATTACCCTTTCAGGAGGACAGAAACAGAGAACATCAATTGCACGTGCATTGATCCGTAAGCCTACTGTTCTGATTTTGGATGATTGCCTTTCGGCTGTGGATACCAAGACGGAGAATGCAATCTTGAATAACCTGCAAGGTATTATGGAGAACCGTACCAGTGTCATTATTTCTCATAGGGTATCATCTGCTAAGTTGGCAGACCGTATTCTGGTATTGGATCAGGGAGAAGTTGTAGAAACAGGCACGCATGCAGAACTTATGGAAAAGCAGGGAGCTTATAAGGAGTTGTATGAAAAGCAGGTGAGTACAGGTACCGAAGCTGAATAG
- the recJ gene encoding single-stranded-DNA-specific exonuclease RecJ — protein sequence MKHTVWKIKEQATPEQVGVLCNAINVSAPMASLLFQRGVTDYDSAKKFFRGGLSLLHDPAQMADMSKAVNRLSEALENEEQILFYGDYDVDGTTSVAMFLSFFKDVYPYVDYYIPDKYREGYGISDRGLAYAEEIGATLIITLDCGIQEVEQVQKAKESGIEVIICDHHQPDDVLPSAVAILNPKREDCPYPYKGLSGCGVGFKLLQAFCQEHDVPEDDLWRLTDLLAVSIACDIVPITGENRVLAKEGLRRLESTENYGLQALMKRIKGDEPVTISKLVFGMGPRLNAAGRVAHANLSVKLLTSNSHTEAENFLKDIETKNQQRKAYDQLATAQALQMIKENGWGNRFSTVLYHPDWHKGVVGIVASRCTEVYYRPTVVLTFSDGFVTGSARSVGDFDLYGALHECREYFISFGGHKAAAGIKLLPDDVDSFRVKFEEVVKNKLNGEEFVEELPIDVCLNLDQVTANFYTLIQQMRPFGPENRQPLFMSERLNVSGNVRVLKDKHLKFTVRQEGRLHRYEAIGFGMATDYLSLLESGESFDICYHIQANEYRNNRFLQLVIKDIRIHGKA from the coding sequence ATGAAGCACACCGTTTGGAAAATAAAAGAACAGGCAACGCCAGAACAGGTAGGGGTACTTTGTAACGCTATTAACGTTAGTGCCCCAATGGCATCTTTGTTATTTCAGAGAGGTGTAACAGATTATGATTCAGCTAAAAAGTTCTTCAGAGGAGGTTTATCGCTTTTGCATGACCCTGCACAGATGGCAGACATGTCAAAAGCAGTAAACCGTCTGTCAGAAGCATTGGAAAATGAGGAGCAGATTCTGTTTTATGGCGACTACGATGTAGATGGAACGACTTCAGTCGCCATGTTTTTGTCATTTTTCAAAGATGTTTATCCGTATGTTGACTATTATATTCCAGATAAATACCGTGAAGGATATGGGATTTCCGATAGGGGATTAGCATATGCAGAAGAAATAGGGGCAACGCTTATCATTACTTTGGATTGTGGTATTCAGGAAGTAGAACAGGTTCAGAAAGCGAAAGAAAGCGGGATTGAGGTTATCATCTGTGACCATCATCAACCTGATGATGTATTGCCATCGGCAGTAGCCATACTGAATCCAAAGCGTGAAGACTGCCCTTATCCGTATAAAGGACTTTCAGGTTGTGGAGTTGGGTTTAAGCTGCTTCAGGCTTTTTGTCAGGAGCATGATGTGCCAGAGGATGATCTTTGGAGACTAACAGACTTGTTGGCTGTAAGTATAGCTTGTGATATTGTACCGATTACGGGAGAAAACAGGGTTTTAGCCAAAGAAGGGTTGAGGAGGTTGGAATCAACAGAGAACTATGGGCTTCAGGCATTGATGAAAAGAATCAAAGGAGATGAGCCAGTGACAATTTCCAAGTTAGTATTTGGTATGGGGCCAAGGTTGAATGCAGCAGGTAGAGTAGCGCATGCCAATCTTTCAGTTAAGTTATTGACTTCTAATTCTCATACAGAGGCTGAAAACTTTTTGAAAGATATTGAAACAAAGAATCAGCAAAGGAAAGCGTATGACCAGTTGGCAACTGCTCAAGCACTACAGATGATTAAAGAAAATGGATGGGGAAATAGGTTCAGTACCGTTTTATACCATCCTGATTGGCACAAAGGTGTGGTAGGTATCGTAGCATCACGTTGTACGGAGGTATATTACCGACCTACAGTCGTATTAACTTTTTCAGATGGTTTTGTAACAGGTTCAGCACGTTCGGTCGGTGACTTTGATCTTTATGGTGCTTTGCATGAATGTCGTGAATATTTTATTTCCTTTGGAGGACATAAAGCTGCCGCTGGGATCAAGCTCCTGCCAGATGATGTAGACAGTTTTAGAGTAAAGTTTGAAGAGGTTGTCAAAAACAAACTTAATGGGGAAGAGTTTGTAGAAGAGTTACCTATAGATGTTTGTTTGAATTTGGATCAGGTAACTGCCAATTTTTATACCCTAATACAGCAAATGCGTCCTTTTGGTCCCGAAAACCGACAACCCCTATTTATGTCAGAAAGGCTGAACGTCTCAGGGAATGTAAGGGTTTTAAAAGATAAACACCTGAAGTTTACCGTCAGGCAGGAGGGTAGGTTACATCGCTATGAAGCCATAGGATTCGGGATGGCTACTGACTATTTGTCACTTTTGGAAAGTGGAGAGTCTTTTGATATCTGTTACCATATACAAGCTAATGAATATCGTAACAATCGTTTCTTACAATTAGTCATTAAAGATATAAGAATACATGGCAAGGCTTGA
- a CDS encoding rhomboid family intramembrane serine protease, with product MGGIVITPVVRTLLLINVGIYAVQALLNLPLDDWLGYHYIHSSEFQPYQLITFMFVHANFDHLFSNMLGLFFFGPVLEHVLGQKRFLVLYMVAGVGGGLLYGALNYYEVHQIEVAAREFLNSPTPELFQQFITDHGTAVGTWLSQNEAYALAYDQLPAHPESAALIDKASFIVKEIYGFFSGIPMVGASGAIFGILIGFGYLFPNKQIMLLIPPIPMKAKYLIGAYLAYEVYMLWRQNPGDNVAHLAHLGGALFAFILLRNWGYKPMS from the coding sequence ATGGGAGGAATTGTCATAACGCCAGTTGTGCGTACACTACTACTGATCAATGTTGGGATATATGCCGTTCAGGCACTTTTGAACCTACCATTAGATGACTGGTTGGGGTATCATTATATTCACTCAAGTGAGTTTCAGCCATACCAGCTGATTACGTTCATGTTTGTACATGCCAATTTTGATCACCTATTCAGTAATATGTTGGGCTTGTTTTTCTTTGGGCCTGTTTTGGAACATGTATTGGGACAAAAGCGTTTTTTGGTACTCTATATGGTAGCTGGAGTTGGTGGAGGGTTACTTTATGGCGCATTGAACTACTATGAGGTCCATCAAATTGAAGTAGCTGCCAGAGAGTTTCTTAATTCTCCAACACCTGAGTTGTTTCAGCAGTTTATTACTGATCATGGAACAGCAGTAGGAACCTGGCTATCACAAAATGAGGCTTATGCTTTGGCTTATGATCAGTTGCCAGCCCATCCAGAAAGTGCAGCATTGATAGATAAAGCATCTTTTATAGTAAAAGAGATCTATGGCTTTTTCTCAGGCATACCAATGGTAGGGGCCTCAGGAGCAATTTTTGGTATCTTGATTGGTTTTGGATACCTGTTTCCTAACAAACAGATTATGTTACTTATCCCACCGATTCCAATGAAAGCTAAATACCTGATTGGTGCATACTTGGCTTATGAAGTGTACATGCTTTGGAGACAAAACCCTGGTGATAATGTTGCACACTTGGCACACTTGGGGGGAGCCTTATTTGCGTTTATTTTGTTGAGAAATTGGGGTTACAAACCAATGAGCTAA
- a CDS encoding rhomboid family intramembrane serine protease: MNSFVTDLKATWNKPNSGLARLIIINVIAFVVMSLISLVCRFTGFEGFFNEYIFRNIALPPDISDFIVRPWTLITYFFSHSLQEFFHILFNMLMLYWFGVIFMEFLGSRKLVVLYILGGLVGGLLYLTMYNLVPYFISRQPVGMIGASACAYAIVVGAATLSPDYRMNLLFFGPVKIKYIAAVTIFISLIGTSGANAGGNLAHLGGALIGFVYIKALKAGTDLGKPVSAVLDFFSNIGKPSSSLKVTYRKNSGSKKGKGAKDGEPDQEIVDAILDKISEKGYENLTQEEKQILFKASQKKG; encoded by the coding sequence ATGAACAGTTTTGTTACCGACCTGAAAGCAACCTGGAATAAACCAAACAGTGGTTTGGCAAGGCTAATAATCATTAACGTCATTGCTTTTGTAGTAATGAGTTTGATTTCCTTGGTCTGTAGGTTTACGGGGTTTGAAGGCTTTTTTAATGAGTACATTTTTAGGAATATCGCCTTGCCGCCGGATATAAGTGATTTTATCGTCAGACCTTGGACGTTGATTACTTATTTTTTCAGCCATAGCTTACAGGAGTTCTTCCACATATTGTTCAATATGTTGATGCTCTATTGGTTTGGAGTTATTTTTATGGAGTTTTTGGGAAGTCGAAAGCTTGTGGTACTGTATATCTTGGGAGGATTAGTTGGTGGACTTCTATACCTCACAATGTATAATCTTGTTCCTTACTTTATTAGTAGACAGCCTGTGGGGATGATTGGAGCTTCTGCATGTGCTTATGCAATTGTGGTAGGTGCAGCAACACTGTCTCCAGATTATCGAATGAACCTGCTTTTCTTTGGGCCTGTAAAAATCAAATATATAGCAGCGGTTACAATCTTCATTTCACTGATCGGAACCTCAGGAGCAAATGCTGGCGGTAATTTGGCACACTTGGGTGGAGCACTGATAGGGTTTGTTTACATCAAGGCACTTAAAGCCGGAACAGACTTGGGTAAGCCGGTATCAGCTGTATTGGATTTCTTCTCTAATATTGGAAAACCATCATCCAGCCTAAAGGTGACTTACCGTAAGAACTCAGGTTCAAAGAAGGGAAAGGGGGCAAAAGATGGAGAGCCAGATCAAGAGATTGTAGATGCAATCTTGGATAAGATTTCTGAAAAAGGGTATGAAAACCTAACTCAGGAAGAGAAGCAAATCCTGTTTAAAGCGAGTCAGAAAAAAGGTTAA